The genomic segment ATAAACCTCATCCACCCTACACGACGGTAGCTTCTGTGGTAAAAAATCTGAAGCGTAAAGGTTATGTTAAGGGGAAACGTTTTGGAAACACTTATCAATATTCGGCAGTTGTGCGTGAAGAAGATTACAAAAAGAAGTTTATGTCTAATGTGGTAAAGAATTATTTTGAAAATTCGTACAAAGAATTGGTCAACTTTTTTGTTGAGGAAAATAAAATCTCTGCTGAGGAACTTCTGGAAATTATTAATCTTATAGAAAAGAAGTAGATATAAGCGGAAAGTTCTAAACCTAAAAATTCAAACACCAACAACCATGGTAACTTACATTATAAAAGTCAATTTATCGCTCATACTTTTTTACTTGTGCTACAAGTTGTTGTTTCAGCGAGATACATTTTGGATGCTGCGACGATTCTATCTGTTAGCAAGTATTTTATTCTCATTTATTTACCCGCTTATTTCGGTAGAAGGGTGGATAAAAAAGCAAGAGCCGATTATGACCGCTATTGCATCTATTCAGTTAGATGAATTTGTAATTACAGCCAATCAGACGGAGAAACTGACCTTTTTTACACTTGAAAACGTACTTTGGACAGTTTTTGGTTTGGTAGTTTTGCTGTTATTAATACGTTTTTTCATTCAGCTGTTTTCTATTTTCAAACGAAGAATACAAGGCGAAAAAATCTTATTACAAAATGTTCCTGTTATTCGCTTAATGGAAAAAATTATGCCTTTTTCCTTTTTTCGTTGGATTTTTATAAATCCGCTTTTACATACCCAAACAGAAACTGCCGAAATTTTAGAGCATGAACAAACACACGTTCGCCAATGGCATTCCATAGACGTAATTGTAGCACAAGTGCAGACCATTCTTTGCTGGTTTAATCCTGCAGCATGGCTTTTGGAACGTGAAATTCGGTTTAATTTGGAATTTTTAGCCGACAATCAAGTTATAAAATCGGGTTTTGAACCCAAAAAATATCAATACCATTTATTACGCCTTACTTATGAACCTGCAGATAGTAAGTTGGGCAACGAATTCAGTGTTTTACCAATTAAAAAAAGAATCAAAATGATGAATACAAGAAAAACCAAAAAGATGGGATTATTAAAGTATGCTTTGATTATCCCAATTGCAATTGTAATGCTTGTAGTGAGCAACATGCAAGAGATGATTGCCGCAACCAAGACGTTTGTAGCAAATGTTGTTACTCAGGAAGATAATCCTGTGATAAGTTCTAACGTGGCGACTATAAATTTAGATACCGAACTAAACTCAGATGCAAAAATTGAGCATCAGAGTAGTGAAAGAGCTAAATTGACAGAGCCGGAAATTGTAAATAATGACAATATTATTAAAGCTCAAGGAATTGAAGAAGAACCACCTACGTTTCCCGGAGGAGTTTCTAAGCTGTACAAGTGGTTAAGCGAAAATATTATTTATCCCAAAGAAGCTCAAGAAAAAGGAATTCAAGGTAATGTATATGTCAAGTTTGTGGTAACAGAAAAAGGAAAAATTACCCAAACTAAAATATTGCGTGGAGTTGATCCGATTTTAGACGCCGAAGCTATCCGTGTAGTCAGTGCTATGCCTTACTGGGTACCTGGCAAAAAAGACGGAAAAGTTGTAAGTATGAGCTACACACTTCCTATACAATTTAAACTTATGAATAATGAACCTGAAACCGCTACAACTAAAAAAGAATCTGATACGGATATTGCCAAATCGTCAGATAACGACATTCTCGTTTCAGTTGATACACCGCCTACTTTCCCCGGTGGTATAGAAGCGTTGTATCTTTGGTTGTCAAAGAATATGAAATATCCGGACATTTCGCAAGAAACAGGAACTTCGGGACATATTTATGTTAAGTTTATTATTGACGAAAACGGAAAAGTAACGAACCCTAAAATACTACGTTCGACATTTAAGGAAAATAATGATAAAGAAAAAAACAAAGAAACTACGTCGGAAGACATTGAAAAAGGTAAAAAAGCTTTGGAAGACGAAGCAATCAGAGTTGTTTCTGCCTTGCCTGACTTTGAACCCGGAAAACACAAAGGTAAAGTTGTAAAAGTGTATTACAATTTGCCTATTCAGTTCACATTACAATAATTTAACTACAACATTAATTTAAATAAAAAACGTCGGTATTTCCCGACGTTTTTTTGACACAGAAAATGCCTTTTCCTTGTTTGATAACATTACAACCTATTTATCTCACTTTGACCTGCACCTGTACCTTTATATTTGCTTTTTGCAGTATTAAAGCGATAGCGGACAGTAAGCTCAATTTCGCGAGAGTCGAAAATATTTATTTGATTTAGCTCCATTTGTGCATTATAAAGTAAGTTTCCTTCTTTATGTTGATAAAATATATCGTGAGCTTTTAGAGCTACATTCAGGCGTTCGTCGAAAAACGATTTAGTTACAGAAGCTCCCACAACCACGAAATTCTTAACTAAATGTATATTTTGTGCATCTCCATTACCAACATACTCTACATCGAGTGTAAATAGAATTTCTTTGGGTAATCGCAACGAGTTGTTTAAAGAAACAACAGGTATAGGTTTGTCTAGTTTAACCGATTTGCCCAAACTCGTAATAGTTACCCATTGTTTGATAAATCCTGCACTTAACTGTGGCGACCAAATACCTATTGTTGGGGAAACTGTAGCGAAAACTGTCAAACTCGGCATTTTTTCTAAATTTCGGTGAGAAAGTATAGACAATGCAGGGTTATTAGCATCTTGTTCAGTCTAATAGATTACGGCATCTCGCTCATTTTTGTACGACGCCATCAATTGTACATAACGCCACGAACCTACTAAAGTAACATCATGAATAATAGTCGGTTTCAGAAACGGATTCCCGGTTTGAAGTGTAAAGCGATTAGCATAAAATACACTACTACTCAGCTGTCTGTACGTTGGACGATAAGTTTTAGCCGTATAACTCAATTGTAATCCCACATTTTTTATTGTGGTAGCAAAAGATAAATTTGGAAACCAATGTGAATAGCGACGACTTTGCTCTTCATTAAGAATATCGTTTACATAATACTCCGAATTTGCATTCTCGTATCTTAAACCAACACCAAACTGTCCAATAGGTATTGCTCGTGAATATTCTGCAAAAAGAGCTATGTTTTGCTCCTTATTAGTTATTTTAGAAGATGGTACTATATTTTGAATATTCGTGTACTCATCTATTCTGTGAGTATTGGTATATTCACTTCCAAAAACCATTTGTCCGCCTGCCAACGGATGCGAGAAAACCAAGTTAGACGCCAACAGATTGTTATTTACTTCATTTTCGGAATCCACTTGGCGATTGTCAAATTCTTGACTTGTTTCGGCAACCGAAGATGTAGAGATTCCATCGGAATTATAATAGTCGGCATTGAAATCTATATTTAATTCTCCAAAAGTGCCATTGTAATAACTATTGACTCTGTGAGAGGGTTTAAGCTCAGAGGTTTTATCTTCTATACTATTCCACTCATCGTAAAACAAATCGTTGGCAAACACTTTGCTACTCATTTTTGAACACCACTTATTATTAGGCGATGCAGTGAGTGTATATTTTGCTCCTACATAATGTTTGGGTGAGATTTCGTAATTTATTCCTGCAATACCCATAAAATCATTATTGTATCCATCTATATAAAGCGTGATATCTTGTGTCCAAAGCGTATCTACGTATGTTTTTTGATGTATTTTACTGTCTTGTATCCACTCGTTATGCACGTATTTGAATGTACCGAACAAATCCCAACCTTTTTTTCGGTAGTTTACATTAAGTTGCTCAATCAAATCTGTGTTTTGCGACTGATGAGTGCTTGAGCGAACATCAAAACTGAAACCGTCGCCTGCTTTTGGTATTATATTTATGCGGATTACAGCTTTTACAGTAGCATCGTAGCGTGCACCGGGGTTGTTCACAATTTCCACATTGCGAATATCGGCAGAGCTAAGATTGTCAAGTTCCGATACATCTCGCATTTCTCTATTATTGATAAATATTTTCGCTTCGCCTTTTCCGAAAACCGAAAACACACCGTCATCACCTGTAAGCGAAGGAAGTCGTTTCAACACATCGTTGCCCGTTCCTGCCTTACTCAACACAGTGTTTTGAACTGTAGTAACCAATGCGTCGTTTTTCATCTCTATACGTGGCAAATTTGCTTTCACCACAACTTCGCTAAGCAGTTGGCTGTCGTCATTAAGTACAATAGTTTGCCCCGATATTGCCGAAACGGTCTGAGTTTCGTAACCGATAAAGGATATTTTCAAAAAAGCGTCCTTCGCTGCTTTGGTTGCAAGCGAAAATTCGCCATGTTCGTTGGTAATTGTTCCGGTAACAAGCGTGCTGTCGGGAAGTGAATAGAGAGCCACATTGGCAAATTCTATGGGTTGATTGTCTTTGTCGGTTACTTTTCCGGTAATGCTTTGGGCATAAATCGCAACGCTGAAAAATAGAGCGATAAAGGTAAAAAATGTTTTCTTCACTATATTTAAATGTTTAAATTTTCTGTATGACAATGTTTGTTGGTTTTGGTTACAAAAAATTGAATTTTTATTTGATGCAAAGATACATTTCTGATTTTATTTAAAACAAATATAAAATCGCACTTCGTATTGAGCGGTTTTTTGAAATATTGCTTGTTTTGTTGCGCGATTTGCGCATAAAAACAAACAGCGAATAATTTCTGCCAAAAATATTTTTCAAATAATACTAACAACTCATTTTCTGCACTAACAACTTAATCCACCTTAGTTATTAACAATCTGATTTTATCGAAAAGCTAACTGATTATAGCTAATTCTAACTAAAAAAATCCCTGAAAATGGGTATTTTAAAAGCGGTGTACTGTGTGTTACTTTGCAAAACAAATTTACAAATAAACACAACCATGAAAAAAATAATAATTATTTACGGTTCTGAAACCGGAAACACTCAAGCAGTGGCAGAAAAAATTAAACAAGAACTTAACAACTTTTCGCCAAAACTTATCGAAATTGAAAAAGCAACTGAAACCGATTTTACTGATGCCGATGTTTTACTTTTGGGCACTTCAACCTGGGGTATTGGCGATTTGCCAAGCGGCTGGGAAGGTTACTTATCAAAACTTGAGAGTATTAATCTTGCAGGTAAAAAAGTTGCTTTGTTCGGAACGGGAGATTCTTCAGGGTTCTCCGACTCATTCGTAAGTGCGATGCGACTTATATACGATGTAATTGACAAACAAGGAGCCGATATATTTGGTCAGATTTCAACCGACGATTATAATTTTGATGGTTCCGACTCCGTTATTGACGGTAAGTTTA from the Lentimicrobiaceae bacterium genome contains:
- a CDS encoding M56 family metallopeptidase; amino-acid sequence: MVTYIIKVNLSLILFYLCYKLLFQRDTFWMLRRFYLLASILFSFIYPLISVEGWIKKQEPIMTAIASIQLDEFVITANQTEKLTFFTLENVLWTVFGLVVLLLLIRFFIQLFSIFKRRIQGEKILLQNVPVIRLMEKIMPFSFFRWIFINPLLHTQTETAEILEHEQTHVRQWHSIDVIVAQVQTILCWFNPAAWLLEREIRFNLEFLADNQVIKSGFEPKKYQYHLLRLTYEPADSKLGNEFSVLPIKKRIKMMNTRKTKKMGLLKYALIIPIAIVMLVVSNMQEMIAATKTFVANVVTQEDNPVISSNVATINLDTELNSDAKIEHQSSERAKLTEPEIVNNDNIIKAQGIEEEPPTFPGGVSKLYKWLSENIIYPKEAQEKGIQGNVYVKFVVTEKGKITQTKILRGVDPILDAEAIRVVSAMPYWVPGKKDGKVVSMSYTLPIQFKLMNNEPETATTKKESDTDIAKSSDNDILVSVDTPPTFPGGIEALYLWLSKNMKYPDISQETGTSGHIYVKFIIDENGKVTNPKILRSTFKENNDKEKNKETTSEDIEKGKKALEDEAIRVVSALPDFEPGKHKGKVVKVYYNLPIQFTLQ
- a CDS encoding flavodoxin, which produces MKKIIIIYGSETGNTQAVAEKIKQELNNFSPKLIEIEKATETDFTDADVLLLGTSTWGIGDLPSGWEGYLSKLESINLAGKKVALFGTGDSSGFSDSFVSAMRLIYDVIDKQGADIFGQISTDDYNFDGSDSVIDGKFIGLPIDEDNEPEKTDQRIKNWIELIKPVIE
- a CDS encoding BlaI/MecI/CopY family transcriptional regulator, which translates into the protein MEKLTHQEEELMLIIWQKEPGFIKDFIEEMDKPHPPYTTVASVVKNLKRKGYVKGKRFGNTYQYSAVVREEDYKKKFMSNVVKNYFENSYKELVNFFVEENKISAEELLEIINLIEKK